The genomic window TTGCGAAATAACCTGAATCATATGTTATAGACTAAGAGTCCatctatgattttaaaatttttatagtaATGTCATATAATGCTAGTTTTTGAAACACTATTATAATATATGTTTTACTTCAAAATAGAAACACACattattattaatgataatgataagaagtcaaaaaaatattaaaaatagtatattGACTATTAATGTCACCAGATTTGAAATATGAGATATTGTAATAGCAGGCacaacattttgaaaattttacagagGCATAATTTCTACAAAATTTcatgttatataaaaaaaatgccaGAATACGAGATAGGAAACAGAGGAATGACAACATAGAAGGAAAGACTAAGGCCTGAAGAATATCAAAGACAAAACCTCGATTAAGTTGCAACCCTCTTGGCTAAGAAATCAACATTAGTACTAGCtgataaataaattcattaaaaggCAACCTCCCGGTGTAATAAGTTTTCCACAGAAGCCTGCTCTATCTTCCAAACTCTAACCTTTCTACTAGTCAAGAAAGCACCCAAAGCAATCAGGCAATAAGTTGCATGAGGCAAAGTTGTGtagacttttttcttcttctttttaattttttcctgGTCCTAAACAAAAGGATATCCAATTTGCAAAATCTCCAATTCTTCCTTCCTCGTGTTTCCCACCAGCCAAACACAACATTAAGCTAAAACTCGCCCCATAATGACCATTTTAATCACAAACTTCAAATTGAAGTAAATCATAAGATGAACTAAACCAACCACTCGCTCTCACGACACATTAAGCAAAACCCATATATCAATTCCATGGTCAATATCAATTCACATAAACCAAAACCCATTTAACAAACTCCCAAATTCGACCAACCCGGTACACCCCGAACCATCAATTCCACACTTCGCCACTCACTATGCCCACATTCCAAGCAAACCCCATTTACCaaaaaacacctattcaccaaCTCCACAGCCAAAATCAGTTCAAATAAACCACAACCCATTTATCGCGCACACGAAATAAAACCCAAACACAAACCAACAAACAAAAATCACAGTCCGAGACTCGAAAAAAGAGTAACCTTGATAAAGAAGTTTCTGAGTAGTCTCATTAGGATCCATGTTCGTCTCTCTTAGCGTCACATAGATATCAGCATCCGAATGATTACCCACTATTTCTTTGATCGATTGAATGGTTTTGCGGACACGAGCCGGCAGAATTTGCGTCCCACCTTCCATTCTCGACCCGGACACCATCGGCGACTTTGCAACGATAACAGACTCAAaatacactaaaaaaaaaaaacaaaaaaaaaactcaaaaatacTAGAGTTCAAACCCTAATCGAACTCAACAGCAATGGAACACGACGAAGCAAAATAAGGGGAGAGAACGGCTAGAGAAAGAGGGAGAGGGGTATGGGAGCGAGGGTTTTGAAAACGTTTTACTTCAGAGAGACTTATAGAGGCGCTTTGAAATTTCCTAATTATGGTTTTCGGGTTTCCGCCCCTGCTTCTGTCTTAAATTTCGAAAATACCCTCCCTTCGATTCCTGCGTGGCAGGGTTTGATTGGTTGTTGATGCAATTGTGGGAAATTTGACTAGggttttataattttagaaatttgtgATTAAACCCTAATCATATTGTTATCTTTTGAATTTGGGAGGATTGTGATTAAACCCTAATCATGTTGTTACCTTTTTTCACAAGAGACTGACTAAGAATCTATGATTTTTAGACTTAAAGTGGTGTCACATAATCCTAATTTGTTTCACAtgatacatatttttaattaaaaatataatatgtattTTACCTAATTTTTCTTTAGTGACTTTGCCAATATTAATGAAACCCTTattgaaatatcatttttattgaaaCAAAACTAAGCATTTGTTAAATTGatgatattgattttaattgGTTTTGATTGGGTTTATTATTGTCTTTAGAAAtagaacaataaaaatatgatttcatAAATCAAATGTACAAAAGGACAACAAATTTAGTATGAATTTATCTTGATAAGGTTGGCCCAACTCACCTTGGCTTTTAGATAGGTTTAAGCAATTAATTTTAGTAGTCTAGTTGGACTCAAGCTTGATTTAGGTTTaccaatttataatttataatcgTATTATGtgtttgttgttttattttgggaaaagatgaacatatttatttatttaaagaataCGATTATGAATCAAACTcaaagtttaaaaattaaattttatgggAAAGACTTCGAGTTAGAGATCAGATTAGATCGAACTTCGGGTTGATCAGCTTAGTTATTGGTGAAGGAACAATGGACTAAATTGGAATGTGGTTGTTGAATGTATTACTACAAGATCCAATTACAGTATAAGTCgacttaaaattttgatttgacaAAGGAAGAAGATACCATTAAgctaaagaaaaggtttcttaaAGGCAAAAGCTTCATGAATCTTTTACACATGCCTCATTCTAACCCAAAAGTAGAAGACATTATCCTCAATTAAATTCCAAAAAGAATGTACTTTTTATGGAAAAACCCCTCATACCCACAAAAAGCAAGGCAAAAGGAAATGaacaaatcaataaaatataataaatattaaataaaaagtaaaaacttgTACAAATTTAGCTTTAGAAGTATGAAGGTGGCATTCCaatacattttctaatttaaaaataaaaaataaaaatcattacaCAAAATATAAGAAGTCTcgtatcaaaagaaaaaatttaaccttttttcCTTCTCTGTTCGATGTGGAATATCATGAAAAGAGATAAAAACTAGAATTTActgtaaattatattttattactatGATTAACATTTTACCATCATATTCAACTTCTGCAACCAATCACCAAACCCTAAAGCACCCAGCAGTAATGAACAAAGTCCACCTAAGAACAATAAAGGAACAAAGCCCAGAATTCACATGTTGAGTCCCAATGACACTGTGGGTATATGACAACTTCTATCAATGCTGCTGTTTGTACCCTGGCACATAGAAATACATAACAACACAGTATGATAAGAGGagagggaggaggaggagatACAATTTCCAGGtgccatcatcttcttcttcctgtaGTAGCTCTGCTAAATCACAAGTATTGTTCTTGTATCCTGGCTCGGTTCTCTTCCCACCACAGCCTCGCGTGCATTTCCCCAAACCTTTCTCGGCTGCATCAAAAAGAGATCGAATTAAGGACATTTATATTCAAGTCAATCTGACCCAGATTCTGATTAGTACATGAAGCTTGAACTAAATAACTAAGCAtggtttaaaaattttgattgcaGGCAGTGAGAGGTCTGGGTCATACTGAAGAACACAAACAAAGGCCTCATTTCAAGGGGGAATGTCAGGGGGGACCAGCTTCAGGCTTCAGCTTCACAGGTCAAACGCAGACCTGCAAAGGCGTTGGGTTTTTGGGGAATTCACGAGAACTAAGTCTGAAACCATGGAAACTGTTTTTTGGATTAGTGTGGCTCCCATCAATCCTCATTTCTAGCCAGTcagttgttttttgttgttagTGTGGCATCAACCAAGGAAAAATATCTACCCAAAAGGAAAATGCAGTACAACTCGAGGAACATTGACATCCTCCATGTAAAGTTAGGTTCCAGCTGAGTGTAAGTCTGGTAGGGTCAGGAAGGCATGAAGTTATACTTTCCTTGCATTGGAAGGCAGCTCAAAATTGAGCTTTCTCAAGGAAATTGGTCAGCTCTTGAGATTttgaaaccaaaaaataaacctAGATGAAATGAAAGCTAGGGCAGAATtgtttcaaaactatttttatccAAAGATAATATGGTATCATCTCATTCCTACTCCAATGGCAAAAGCAAATTTCCTTCCAATGCATCCTATAAATTATTAGTATGGTCCTTTCCACAGTCCATAATGAGGGTTAGCAAGTCTATAGAGCTTGTAACAAAACTGTGTCATGGCCAATAGCCTAGTTGAGGTGTTGTTCGAGTTTTATTACTCCATTAGAGGATTATGAATTGCCAATAAAGTCTACCAGTAAGGTATTGCAAGATTACTTCACGGCCAAATAAGTTCCATTGATTGTCCACATCTCAGAAACTGACTTACCTGAATCGGACACGTCTGAGCTCCCGAGTGCCATCTGGCAATGCTCTGATGGTGATGTAGACTCCTGGCTCGTCCTGCTCAACCCATTCAGTCTCCATATCACTGGCGTTGCTTATGGAGAGCTCTCCTGAGCGGTCTGCCTCTCTCGATGAACTAGTCCTTACCGAAGCATCTATTGATGATGTCTCGGTCTTTGCCCCGCTGATGCTGGAGAGTTTTGGTGTTGAAGCAAGGCCAGCCGAGTCATAGTAATGTCGGGATTGTAAAGGGTGGTGGTCAAGTGAATCGGATGAAGAGTAACCCATTCCTGTTGGGCGGTGGTGGAAGTTGCGGGGTAAGCGTTCTTTGCTCAGTGGCGGTGTCACAGGGCTGTTCTGTATAGATTCCATCCTCGAGCTCTGAAGGAGGAAGGAAAGTTTGTTTAGTCATTGAAGCATAATCACCCACTAAATGATTAAGTTTTGcataaaatttgaaagcacAAATCAATCCGTGAAATAGACTTGACATAAACTGATAgtaaattgaaaacaaatattCATTAACTCCTTGGCTGATCCTTTAGATGCAGTACGAATAAAACTCATTTTGATGCCAAATGGCTTGTTTTGATTTCTATGTGAAACAGGAAGGAGGGAATTCAATTACAAGAGCAATCCAAGCCACAAGTCTATCCCATGCGCCAAATTGAGTCAAATGACAATTTTATTGGTCTCCTCAACACAATGGAAGAAACACATCACTGGGGCTGTTAAATATCTGATTACTACCCGTGTTATGCCGTCAATAGTACACTTTTTTCACTGTGGATAGGGAAGAAGCTCACCTCATCTTCAGATCTTGGCGGTGTTGGAAGGGGGACAGCTTGGCGGTTGAACCTCTGAACATTGTATAATTCCATGACTTTGTCATAGTTCTCTGCCCACCACCTTTGGGCTTGCCATTTGTTAAAGATCTCACGACTGACCAAACAAATTAAAAGGTGATCAGGACTCATAACCATCTATTAAACAGTCACTACAAGAATGCATGACAGATAAGTAAGTCACCAAATTCCTCCAAAACTCCATTTTGATCACTGTAAAGTGATGGAAAGGcaagaaactaaaatttttaatacatatattctcttgatttccaacaaattataataaaattatagtcTGCATCACTTGTGATAAAAGAATTTAAGTAAACCTAGTTTGGTTTTATGTATGCCCAGACAATGCAAAGTATAAAgctcacaattttattttcctaacttCCTTAGCAACCAAATAGACTATAAGAGAGCTGTCTGGCCCCTAGAAGAACCTTATAGTTACAGTATAAACAGGTCAACTTCTACAATTAATCACGTGGCTAGTGCTCAAGATACTAGTATATGCAAATAT from Vitis vinifera cultivar Pinot Noir 40024 chromosome 9, ASM3070453v1 includes these protein-coding regions:
- the LOC100251503 gene encoding protein Brevis radix-like 2; translation: MLTCIACSKQVSGRSLHEQEEGEGEAVATPSTKHAIKALTAQIKDMALKASGAYRNCKPCSGSSGQNQDRNYADSESASDSARFHCSYRRTGSSSSTPRLLGKEMEARSKRLSSGEGTPASVSGRAESVVFMEEDEPKEWIAQVEPGVLITFVSMPQGGNDLKRIRFSREIFNKWQAQRWWAENYDKVMELYNVQRFNRQAVPLPTPPRSEDESSRMESIQNSPVTPPLSKERLPRNFHHRPTGMGYSSSDSLDHHPLQSRHYYDSAGLASTPKLSSISGAKTETSSIDASVRTSSSREADRSGELSISNASDMETEWVEQDEPGVYITIRALPDGTRELRRVRFSRERFGEMHARLWWEENRARIQEQYL